The genomic stretch aatgaaaccattgcgcaggccgcgtgGTAGAATTGGCGCCCACGAGGGGGGCATTCTAGATTAGTTAGATTGAGTGGGAGCGCGCTATAAAGATAaggataaagataaagataaaggaagaggtgacaatttgggtcacaaaagtacctggagctattgaaggaaagagacgttaaattaattaaaatgggaaattcaacttctacggataaggaaatgtatctgagtattttagacagtataattaatcagaaaggaaaacagataaagaaagctcagttattacaattcttaaagattgtaggtgaatattgtccttggttttgtgaacaagagtctccaaatttatctacttgggagaaattaggaagaaagttacaaaaggtttatttttctaatgaactacctggaggcatagaaagtattcagaaaacttggacagctctagaaatttgtctttttgaatatatgggTCAAAGTTCGTGGCCCCCTGAAGACCTGTTAAAAGGCTTGCAAAGGGctattaagtctattcaaatggaaaattcgcctgaggctaagttaattccttttcccttaggccgtttaaaaacaaagacaacgcTAAAAGCCAAACCCAAGGTTAGGAATGTGACTTTAAACTCGCAGGACTATACTAGCCCGCAGGGAGATTCTAGGGACGAATATCATAGAGGACAAACCTCCGAGATCTTAGAAAGCCCTCAGGAAGAGGTAGAGGATCTTCCTACAGAGGAAAATCCGGAAGAGATTCCTAGAGGGGCTCAGAGTTCTTCTCCGCCACGTGGTTTAGAAACCCAAATTCAAAATGACGATAGTACAGAGTCTGACCATGACTTGCAATCTGAGGGAGAAGAATCAGACATGGAAATTCAGGACTTACAGAGGAATCTTAACAGGCTGCGTTTAACACCGCCTGTCCAGACTATTCGAATTCAGCCGGTACCtgctaaaaggacaaaaattaACAGGTGCGCTGGgttaacaatgacttttcttaccccgttccagcgaggtattaagaaagcacaggaagatggggaggatactagcggttttcaactttttccagtttttgagcaagttaatgaacaagatcagagagttagagttcatgctgtaatcccatttaaaaccattaaggaactaaaaagtGCATGTGAGACGTATGGTCCCAATTCGCCTTTTGTACAGAgcctgatagaaaatatttgctcacaACCCCTTCCTCCTAGCGATTGGATTTCTTTAGCCAGATCTTGTCTGAGCGGGGGAGATTTCTTACTTTGGAGGACTTACTGGACTGATTTCTGTACTGAAcaggcagaaaagaacaaaagacaggatATAGAAACGCCAGTAGAAATGTTTCTAGGGACAGGTGAATTTACTGACCtagaaagacagttaaattatgattttgtagTGTACAATCAAATAACTAATTGTGCAAAACGGGCCTGGAGGCAGATTGTCTCCAAGGACCAGTCCAATTTAGTTCTTAGCAAAATCAGGCAAGGTGCGAGTGAACCTTACTCAGATTTCGTAGCCCGGTTGTACCAGGCTGCAAACAGGTCAATCGGGGACTCGGGAGCGAGTGAGTTCATTGTTAGGCAATTGGCATTCGAAAACGCAAATAAATACTGTCAGGATATTCTTAGACCGCACCGTAAAAAAGGGACAGTTTCTGAGTTTATTCGCTTATGTTCTGACATAGACTCTACTCATTTACAAACAGTGGCCCTAGCTGcagcaataaaagaaactttgaaaccaCAGGATTTAGTACGAAAACCCCGCGGAAAATGTTACATTTGcgggagaaataatcattttgcgCGGGAGTGTCGCATGCGCAATTTTAAGTTCAGGGCTCCATCTACTGGCGATAATAGATATTGCAAGGCTCAGCCCCATGCGGCGGATCAAGATGGCGCGGATGAGCCCgccttcttgtcatcatttccgcCT from Marmota flaviventris isolate mMarFla1 chromosome 7, mMarFla1.hap1, whole genome shotgun sequence encodes the following:
- the LOC139706438 gene encoding endogenous retrovirus group K member 10 Gag polyprotein-like, which gives rise to MGNSTSTDKEMYLSILDSIINQKGKQIKKAQLLQFLKIVGEYCPWFCEQESPNLSTWEKLGRKLQKVYFSNELPGGIESIQKTWTALEICLFEYMGQSSWPPEDLLKGLQRAIKSIQMENSPEAKLIPFPLGRLKTKTTLKAKPKVRNVTLNSQDYTSPQGDSRDEYHRGQTSEILESPQEEVEDLPTEENPEEIPRGAQSSSPPRGLETQIQNDDSTESDHDLQSEGEESDMEIQDLQRNLNRLRLTPPVQTIRIQPVPAKRTKINRCAGLTMTFLTPFQRGIKKAQEDGEDTSGFQLFPVFEQVNEQDQRVRVHAVIPFKTIKELKSACETYGPNSPFVQSLIENICSQPLPPSDWISLARSCLSGGDFLLWRTYWTDFCTEQAEKNKRQDIETPVEMFLGTGEFTDLERQLNYDFVVYNQITNCAKRAWRQIVSKDQSNLVLSKIRQGASEPYSDFVARLYQAANRSIGDSGASEFIVRQLAFENANKYCQDILRPHRKKGTVSEFIRLCSDIDSTHLQTVALAAAIKETLKPQDLVRKPRGKCYICGRNNHFARECRMRNFKFRAPSTGDNRYCKAQPHAADQDGADEPAFLSSFPPGRNTNFRSARPRAENEEVGGRAM